Below is a window of Streptomyces sp. ITFR-16 DNA.
AGCGGTCACCCACCTGTGGGCCGAGGGGCCGGACGACGCCTCCGCGCAGGCGCTGCTCGACGAGTGGTCGGCGGTCGTGGACAGCGCGGGCAACTGATCCCCGGGGTGGGCCCGTAACCACAGCTGCCCGCTGCGGGCACATCGGTGGGGCCATTCGGCGGAAGCTGCTGCGACATGCGACGATGTGCGGCATGTCGCAGCAGCCCTCCGACCGGAGCACCGCCCCGGCGCCCAAGCGCCCCGACGCGTCCATGTCGCTGCTGACCAATGTGATGGACCACAGCCTGGACGACGGCTACGCCGAGGCGTCGGCGCGCCGCGCGGCCGACGGGCGCGCGGGCATGCCCCGTACGCTCAAGGCGAAGCTGGGCTTCGCGGCCTGCCTGGTGCTGGCCGCTCTCGTCGTGACGCTCGGTGCGGCCCAGGCGCGGGTCTCGGCGCCGGTCCTGGCCAAGGAGCGCCAGGAGCTGATCGACCGGATCGACGCGGAGACGTCGGCGGCCGACACGCTCGAGGCGCAGGTGGAGGAGATCCGCGCCGACGTGGGGCGGCGCCAGCGCAAGGCACTGGAGGAGCACGGGGGAGACCAGACGGAACTGGTCGCCCTGCTCTCCGGGGCGACGCCCGTACAGGGCCCAGGGGTGAAGCTCGTCGTCGACGACGCGAAGGACACCGACCAGGGCGGCGGCGGGCCCCGCGAGACCAGCGGTTTCTCCGACACGGGACGGGTCCGGGACCGGGACATGCAACGGGTCGTCAACGGCCTGTGGCAGTCCGGCGCCGACGCCATCGCCATCAACGGCCAGCGTCTGACGGCCCTGTCGGCGATCCGTGCCGCGGGCGACGCCATACTGGTCGACAACAAGCCGCTCGTGCCGCCGTACTCGGTGCTCGCGGTGGGGGACGGGAAGAAGCTCGCCGCCGCCTTCCAGGACAGTGCCGACGGCCAGTACCTGGAGGCGCTGAAGGACACCTTCGACATCCGGACCAGCCTCTCCGTTCAGGAGAAGCTGAGCCTTCCGGCGGCCCCGAGCCTGATCGTACGGACAGCAGAGCCTTATAAGGCCGCAGACACCGGCAGTGGTGCGGCAGACACAGGGAAGGGCACATCGTGATCGCCGTACTGGGCCTCGTCGTGGGAGTCGTGGTCGGACTGTTGGTCCGGCCCGAAGTGCCGGCGGTGGTCGAGCCCTACCTCCCGATCGCCGTCGTGGCCGCCCTCGATGCTGTCTTCGGCGGTCTGCGGGCCATGCTCGACGGGATCTTCGTCGACAAGGTCTTCGTGGTCTCGTTCCTCTCGAACGTGGTCGTGGCCGCCCTCATCGTCTTCCTGGGGGACAAGCTGGGCGTCGGCGCCCAGCTCTCCACGGGTGTGGTGGTCGTGCTGGGCATCCGGATCTTCTCCAACGCCGCGGCCATCCGCCGGCACGTCTTCCGGGCCTGAGGCCGATGAGCAACGACGCGTTCGACGACGGCCGGGAGCAGCCCGGAGAGCAGCCCGCGCAGGCTCCCGAGGAGCTGACCGGACGCCAGCGGCTGGCCGCCGGCATCTGGCCGCCCCGGGTCACCCGCGCCCAACTCATCGTCGCGGTGCTCCTGTTCGTCCTCGGCCTGGGCCTGGCCATCCAGGTGCGGTCGAACAGCGACAACAGCGCACTGCGGGGCGCCCGCCAGGAGGACCTGGTGCGCATCCTCGACGAGGTGGACGACCGTACGCAGCGGCTGGAGGACGAGAAGCAGCGCCTCGACGACCAGCGAACGGAGCTGGAGAACAGCTCCGACCAGGCCGAGGAGGCCCGGAAGCAGACGGTGGAGAAGGAGCGCCAACTGGGCGTTCTCGCGGGCACCGTGGCGGCGCACGGGCCGGGGATCACCATGACGGTCAACGACCCGGGTGACGCGGTGCAGCCGGACATGCTGCTCGACGCGCTCCAGGAGCTGCGGGCCGCCGGTGCCGAGGCGATCGAGGTCAACGGCGCGCGCGTGGTGGCCAATACGTACTTCTCCGGTGACGGGGGCGCCGTCAAGGTCGACGACCGGAAGATCTCCGCCCCCTACGTCTTCAAGGTCATCGGCAAGCCGCAGGATCTGGAACCGGCGCTGAACATCCCCGGCGGGGTCGTGCAGACGCTGGAGAAGGAGCAGGCCACCGTGCATGTGGTCCAGGCCGACGACATTGTCGTGGACGCCTTGCGACCGGCGGAGCGGCCTGACTACGCTCGGTCGTCGACCCAGTGAACCCGGGACGCTTGGGCGTCGGGGGACACGGGCACAAGGTTGCGGGGGGTCGCCGCATCGTAATCGTGGTGCGTGGTGGAAACTGTCGAGTGGATACGGACGTTGTGAAGATGTCCGGGTCGGCAGGTGTGTTCATTCAGGGTTCGTCCTGCCCCACGGGCGGGTCTGTTTCGGTCAAGGGGAATCGCCCGTGAAGTTGTTTGGGAAGTTGTTCGGCAAGAGCGCACGCGACGAAGCCGCACGGCATCGCGCGCCGCGCCATGGCCAAGGTGACGAGCAGGGCTCCGAGCGCCCGCTCTTCCGTGATCAGGTGGCAGGTCCGGGGGGTGACAATTCGGGTGATCCCGGCGCGTCGTCTGTTGACCCTGCCGGTCCCGGCCGCATAGGTTTCGGAGAACCCGCACCCTCGAGTCCGGGTGGAGGGTTCGCCCCGAGGCAGGAGGCTTCGTCCATGCCGGTCTGTACGAGGTGCGGGCACCGTAACGCCGAGGCCAGTCGTTTCTGCTCCAACTGCGGTGCGCCGCTGCGGGGCGGGGTTCCCGAGCGTGCCTCGGAGACGACGTCGACCATCTCCATCTCGGGCCTGGAGGCCTACGAGGCGGAGGCGACCGGTCAGACCTCCGTGCCGTCGCTGTCGCCCGAGGCCCAGGCGGCCGTGGACGCCCTGCCGCTCGGCTCGGCGCTCCTGGTGGTGCGGCGGGGGCCGAACTCCGGCAGCCGCTTCCTGCTGGACGGGGATCTGACGACGGCCGGACGGCACCCGCAGAGCGACATCTTCCTCGACGACGTGACGGTCTCGCGCCGTCATGTGGAGTTCCGCCGGAACGCCGACGGCACCTTCACGGTCGGGGATGTCGGGAGCCTCAACGGCACCTACGTCAATCGTGAGCGCATCGACTCCGTCGCGCTGTCCAACGGCGACGAAGTGCAGATCGGCAAGTACCGGCTGGTCTTCTACGCAAGCCAGCGCGGCATCTGACCCGTCAGGGAAGGTCCATGCTGAGAACACGGACGGGCGGTGCCGGACACGGCACCGCCACCGCCGACGACCGCCCGATGAGCATCGGCACGGTGCTCCTGCAGCTGCGGGACGAGTTCCCCGAAGTCACGATCTCCAAGATCCGCTTCCTGGAGGCCGAGGGGCTCGTCGAACCGCAGCGGACTCCGTCCGGCTACCGGAAGTTCTCGGCGGACGACGTCGAGCGGCTCGCCCAGGTGCTGCGCATGCAGCGGGACCACTACCTTCCGCTGAAGGTCATCCGGGAGCACCTGGACGCCCTCGCCAGGGGCGAGCAGGTGGCCCTGCCGTCCCAGGAGGGGGAGCCGGCCGGGGGCGGGCTCCCGCTCGGTCCGGGGAGGGCCACGGCGCCCCGGATTGGCCGTGCCGAGCTCCTCGCTGCCGCCGAGGTCACCGAGAGTGATCTCGATGCCTGGGAGTCCTACGGTCTCGTCGCACCCGCGGCCGAGGGCGGCTACGACGCCGAGACGGTCACCGTCGCCAGGCTTGTGGCGGATCTGGGCCGATTCGGTCTGGAACCGCGCCATCTGCGGGCCATGCGGGCGGCGGCGGACCGGGAGGCGGGGCTGATCGAGCAGGTGGTGGCGCCCCTGCGCCGGCACCGGAATCCGCAGACCAGAGCACATGCGGAGGCCACGGCCAGGGAGCTCGCCGAGCTCTCCGTACGGCTGCATTCGGCCCTCGTGCAAACCGCCCTGCAGGTGCGACTCCACTGATGTGGAGGGAGCCCGACTACCCAAACCTGCCGAGCACGTCCTAGGGTTGCTGTGTGAACGAGCTCGACGTTGTGGGTGTCCGGGTGGAAATGCCCTCCAACCAACCGATCGTGCTCCTGCGTGAAGTGGGAGGCGACCGGTACCTCCCCATTTGGATCGGTCCTGGTGAGGCGACCGCGATCGCCTTCGCCCAGCAGGGCATGGCTCCGGCCAGGCCGCTGACCCATGATCTCTTCAAGGATGTGCTCGAGGCCGTCGGCCAGGAGCTCACCGAGGTCCGCATCACGGACCTGCGCGAAGGGGTTTTCTACGCGGAGCTGGTCTTCGCCAGCGGGGTCGAGGTGAGCGCGCGGCCGTCCGACGCCATAGCGCTCGCCCTGCGCACCGGAACACCGATCTACGGCAGTGACGGGGTGCTCGACGACGCGGGGATCGCGATCCCCGACGAGCAGGAGGACGAGGTGGAGAAGTTCCGCGAGTTCCTCGACCAGATCTCGCCGGAGGACTTCGGTACGAACAACAGTCAGTGACGTCCTCAGGGGTCGCCGCCACCGCATTCGATGAGCCTTTCCCGTTCATGGGTCACGGGAAACCACCCTCAGGGTGATTATCACTCGGCGTGCCGAGTGTGGCGATCGTTGACGCACCCCGGGTGACTGCCTACCTTCGAGTGGGCAGGTCAAGGACGGAGGTCGGCGTGAGAAGCAGCGGCGACGGTACGGCAGCGGGTGGGCCGTATCCGCAGCAGGGGAGTACAGCCGGCCAC
It encodes the following:
- a CDS encoding FHA domain-containing protein codes for the protein MKLFGKLFGKSARDEAARHRAPRHGQGDEQGSERPLFRDQVAGPGGDNSGDPGASSVDPAGPGRIGFGEPAPSSPGGGFAPRQEASSMPVCTRCGHRNAEASRFCSNCGAPLRGGVPERASETTSTISISGLEAYEAEATGQTSVPSLSPEAQAAVDALPLGSALLVVRRGPNSGSRFLLDGDLTTAGRHPQSDIFLDDVTVSRRHVEFRRNADGTFTVGDVGSLNGTYVNRERIDSVALSNGDEVQIGKYRLVFYASQRGI
- a CDS encoding MerR family transcriptional regulator — its product is MLRTRTGGAGHGTATADDRPMSIGTVLLQLRDEFPEVTISKIRFLEAEGLVEPQRTPSGYRKFSADDVERLAQVLRMQRDHYLPLKVIREHLDALARGEQVALPSQEGEPAGGGLPLGPGRATAPRIGRAELLAAAEVTESDLDAWESYGLVAPAAEGGYDAETVTVARLVADLGRFGLEPRHLRAMRAAADREAGLIEQVVAPLRRHRNPQTRAHAEATARELAELSVRLHSALVQTALQVRLH
- a CDS encoding DUF881 domain-containing protein translates to MSNDAFDDGREQPGEQPAQAPEELTGRQRLAAGIWPPRVTRAQLIVAVLLFVLGLGLAIQVRSNSDNSALRGARQEDLVRILDEVDDRTQRLEDEKQRLDDQRTELENSSDQAEEARKQTVEKERQLGVLAGTVAAHGPGITMTVNDPGDAVQPDMLLDALQELRAAGAEAIEVNGARVVANTYFSGDGGAVKVDDRKISAPYVFKVIGKPQDLEPALNIPGGVVQTLEKEQATVHVVQADDIVVDALRPAERPDYARSSTQ
- a CDS encoding small basic family protein is translated as MIAVLGLVVGVVVGLLVRPEVPAVVEPYLPIAVVAALDAVFGGLRAMLDGIFVDKVFVVSFLSNVVVAALIVFLGDKLGVGAQLSTGVVVVLGIRIFSNAAAIRRHVFRA
- a CDS encoding bifunctional nuclease family protein; translation: MNELDVVGVRVEMPSNQPIVLLREVGGDRYLPIWIGPGEATAIAFAQQGMAPARPLTHDLFKDVLEAVGQELTEVRITDLREGVFYAELVFASGVEVSARPSDAIALALRTGTPIYGSDGVLDDAGIAIPDEQEDEVEKFREFLDQISPEDFGTNNSQ
- a CDS encoding DUF881 domain-containing protein; its protein translation is MSQQPSDRSTAPAPKRPDASMSLLTNVMDHSLDDGYAEASARRAADGRAGMPRTLKAKLGFAACLVLAALVVTLGAAQARVSAPVLAKERQELIDRIDAETSAADTLEAQVEEIRADVGRRQRKALEEHGGDQTELVALLSGATPVQGPGVKLVVDDAKDTDQGGGGPRETSGFSDTGRVRDRDMQRVVNGLWQSGADAIAINGQRLTALSAIRAAGDAILVDNKPLVPPYSVLAVGDGKKLAAAFQDSADGQYLEALKDTFDIRTSLSVQEKLSLPAAPSLIVRTAEPYKAADTGSGAADTGKGTS